The proteins below are encoded in one region of Pelagibacterium flavum:
- a CDS encoding tyrosine-type recombinase/integrase, which produces MKRTALPKYVTRFVDRHGKPRYRFRKKGQTARYIQAEFGSAEFEAEYDACLRGESAPKIEVGKGRIKPGTIADLIRRYYAAPEFMGLADSTKSTYRNQLDRFREQHGTKPVRLIERRHIKAIIGGMADRPGAANSLLARIKLLMKFAIEEGMRRDNPALGVRGFKAKGDGFHSWTDDEISRFEAAHATGSRARLAMALLLYTGQRRSDVIRMGHQHVSKGRIQVRQQKTGAGLWIPIHPDLVAIIAATPRTNLTFVTTAQGKPFSAAGFGNWFRECCDDAGLPQCSAHGLRKAAARRLAEAGCSNQQIKSITGHQTEAEVARYTRAAEQEVLAKQAMRALSRGRKKGTTVSNQTKKVRQNDR; this is translated from the coding sequence GTGAAGCGCACGGCCCTGCCCAAATACGTCACGCGGTTTGTCGATCGGCACGGCAAGCCGCGCTATCGCTTTCGCAAAAAAGGGCAAACCGCTCGATACATTCAGGCCGAATTTGGCAGCGCTGAATTCGAGGCGGAGTATGACGCTTGCCTCCGGGGCGAGTCTGCACCCAAGATCGAAGTTGGCAAGGGTCGGATCAAGCCCGGCACCATTGCCGACCTGATTCGGCGGTACTACGCGGCTCCGGAATTCATGGGGCTGGCCGACAGCACCAAATCGACCTACCGAAACCAACTGGACCGCTTCCGTGAGCAGCACGGCACCAAGCCTGTGCGCCTCATCGAGCGCCGTCATATCAAGGCGATCATTGGCGGTATGGCAGACAGGCCGGGAGCGGCAAACAGCCTGCTCGCGCGTATCAAGCTTCTGATGAAATTCGCTATCGAGGAAGGCATGCGCCGTGACAATCCCGCCTTGGGTGTGCGCGGCTTCAAGGCCAAGGGCGACGGCTTCCACTCCTGGACAGATGACGAAATTTCGAGGTTCGAGGCAGCGCACGCGACTGGCTCCAGGGCGCGCCTGGCCATGGCGCTGCTGCTCTACACGGGCCAGCGGCGCTCTGACGTCATCCGCATGGGTCATCAGCATGTGAGCAAGGGGCGAATTCAGGTGCGCCAGCAAAAGACTGGGGCGGGCCTGTGGATACCAATCCACCCCGATCTGGTGGCGATCATCGCCGCCACGCCTCGGACCAACCTCACATTCGTCACCACAGCGCAGGGCAAGCCGTTCAGTGCGGCAGGCTTTGGCAACTGGTTTCGCGAGTGCTGCGACGACGCGGGCTTGCCCCAGTGCAGCGCTCATGGGCTGCGTAAGGCGGCGGCACGCCGACTCGCTGAGGCTGGCTGCTCCAACCAGCAGATCAAATCTATCACTGGCCACCAGACAGAGGCGGAAGTCGCACGCTACACGCGCGCCGCTGAGCAAGAGGTTCTGGCCAAGCAGGCGATGCGGGCACTCTCAAGAGGGCGCAAAAAGGGAACAACCGTGTCTAACCAAACCAAAAAGGTTAGACAAAATGACCGCTAA